In Panicum virgatum strain AP13 chromosome 5K, P.virgatum_v5, whole genome shotgun sequence, the genomic window CCGCCTGGGCCAGCTCTacgcggcggccgccaccgtgtcgccggcctggcccccgccgccgacgccgccccaGGCCTGGGACTGGCCCCACGAAGACTGCCGCGGCCTCGTCCTCGGGCACGCCGTGTGGGCCCACTTCGCCaccggtggcgacggcggcgacggcgacaacCGCGGCTCCCTGGTCGTGCTCAGCCCCCTGCCGGGCGTCTCGGTGGCGGACCTCCGCCAGGTCTTCCAGGCCTTCGGTACGCTCTCCCCTCCACCACCGACCGAGCCGACCAACCAGCCATTTCGTTTTCCCACGCTCGTTTCTTGTGTTTCCCGCAGCAATTGTATTGGCCCGTCCTCGTGTTCGCAGGGGACTTGAAGGATGTGAGGGAGTCGGCGCACCGGCCCAGCCACAAGTTCGTCGACTTCTTCGACACGCgcgacgccgcgcgcgcgctcgccgagcTGAACGGCCAGGAGCtcttcggccgccgcctcgccatcGAGTTCACACGCCCTTCCGGCCCAGGGCCCCGCAGGTAATTTCCAACATTGCCTTCTCTCGATCGTCCTCCACTGGGCGGCTGAAATTTTGCCGTGGGCCTGTCGGTCGTAGGCGCGTGTACGTGCCCCACCACCGGCCCagcgcgccgacgccgccgaggcATCAAGCGGCGTGGCGAACGCCCCAGCCgtcggcctccttctccttctcgtcgtcgtcgtcgggctCCGTGAGGGCGAGGGAAGGAGTGGTGCTTCTGAGGAGGAGCTCCTCTAAGACCAGCGCAGGCGATCAGTCCAAGGGCGGAACGAGCCATGAGCGCAAGAGCAAGGGTGGCGACAAGGTCGTGccgtcgtcggcgtcctcgtcgaCCGCGACGGCGACTGGGAAGCAAACCCAGAAAGGtgccgggagcggcggcgggaatTGGAAAGGACGGAAGAGCGGGTGGGAGGCGCGCTTCTTGTTCAAGGAGCCCGAGGCCGCTGGCGACGCCgacacgccggcggcgccggctcaGGAGATGGACACGAGGACCACCGTCATGATCAGGAACATACCGAACAAGTACAGGTATCCTCGCCAGTCGCCAATCTCCACATTGCCGCGACAATGCTATATTTCATGGGCGCCGCTCGCTTAGAATTGCAATTCTGCTGATGCTCAAGGCCTCTGGGTCGCAGCCAGAAGCTGCTCCTCAACATGCTGGACAACCACTGCATCCACTCCAACGAGCGGatcgcggcgagcggcgaggaAGGCGAGGGCCAGCCCTTCTCCTCCTACGATTTCGTCTACCTCCCCATCGATTTCAAGTGAGTACTTTTGGCAGATTTTACTTAGGCCCATTTTAGTTCCCACCCCCATAACCTcttaaacgcaaaaaaaaagtcaCCTCGAATGTTTCCacacatggagtactaaatgaagtcgtTTCCacacatggagtattaaatgaagtctatttatagaactttttgtatagatgggttgtaaatcatgagacaaatctaatgagactacttaattcatgatttgcaacaatgatgctccAGTAATCActtgctaattattaattaattatggattaattagcatcattagattcgtctcgcaatttacaattcatctgtgtaaaaagttttataaatagacttcatttatttACTTCAAATTCGCAAGATTccattgcaaattttttttgcaaaacatctgAACACGGCCTTATATTTTATGGTGCCCGATGCAACAACACACGCTTGGCAGCTTGAAAATTCGGTTGTTTTTTCTGGGAATTTGGTGCCCTGAAAATTGCTGATATGGAATGGGAAATGTGCTCTGATGGGGTGGTGGAAGGCGAGGAGAGGTTCGGCTGCTGACAGCGTGAGAGCTTGTGGATCGAGGGATCTTATCTTTGGGTGGGTAGAGCGAGAGTATACACAGTGCAGTGGAGCCGCAGGCATAGATGGCTCTGGCGTTACTAGCCCAAATGGAAATAAATTTGGCAGCGGCCCAAGGGGGGGATCACGCCAGTTCCTTCTCGTTTTGATGCCATGGATTCTTTGGTTGCATGCGGATTCAGCATCTGCTCCTGTTCAACCTGCCTTCCTTTCTAGCCAAAGCCGCTGCTTCTGCAATCGCATCCATCCGCTGCTTTGCACAGCCCTGCACTTCCATAACAAGGCCAACACAAAGGGGAGACGCACCGATGGGGGTGTAGACAGTAGAGACAGACGTATCTGTTGGCTGTTTGTTGCATCTGTGCAAAAAGATAAATAATCGGTGTTTTTGACAATGCGAAAAATTGAACTTTTGatcaaataaacaaaaaatTGTAGTGTGCTTAAGCCCTATCTTCACACCAGCAGCTTTTCTCTTGCACGAAGCAAGTTGAGAAAGGACCTATCAATGCCCAATGACGAGAGGACATTAGTGGCTGTCAGAAGGCATGCAGCTTCACATACACATAAAGCAGCATCATGCCGCAAAGCTTTTTTACTCTGTTCTGTCTCAATTCCAAGGCTTTATAGTAGTAGTTTATACTGTCGCCATGCCATTCTGAATTTCCATATCTACTAGTTGCACGTAATTCCCTCTGCTCATCAGCTCCACCAGCTTCCAgcccaacagtgtttttctctcatatTGCCCCAGCATCAGACTCTAAGCTACCAGCCAGCcaatagtgtttttctctcacaccactccagttCCAGCCCAGCGAACCAAGGGAATGAGAATTTTGTCGTGTTTGACACAAGCAAATTAATTTTTGCAACCATAAAAAATTTCAGCAACAAGTGCAACGTGGGCTACGGCTTCGTCAACATGACCTCGCCGGAGGCCGCCGTGCGGCTGTACAAGGCGTTCCACAAGCAGCCGTGGGAGGTGTACAACTCGCGCAAGATTTGCCAAGTCACATACGCGCGCGTACAAGTAAGGCAGCTGCTGCCTTTCTCCTAggccaaaaatatttttcttcgtATCTGCGTGCTcacatttatttttcaattgtgTGACTTGACACGCTCACGTTGTGGTGGCGCATCGCAGGGCCTGGAGGCGCTCAAGGAGCACTTCAAGAACTCCAAGTTCCCGTGCGACAGCGACGAGTACCTGCCCGTGGCGTTCTCGCCGCCGCGCGACGGCAAGCTGCTGACGGAGCCGGTGCCCATCGTGGGCCGCTCGCCCGCGGCGTCTGGCTCGTCCTCGTCGCCTCCCAAGAGCCGGGCGGCCAGCGTGGACCCGCTGGCGCAGGAGCTGATGCCGGCACCCTCGTcgtccggcgacggcgacggcgacggcgcgtcATCCACCACGACGTCCACCCACGCGccgtccgacgacgagcccgccgacgacgacagcgaGGCAGACAAGCTCGCCGGTGAGCTGCGGCGCCTGGGCTACACCGACTAGCTCGCCGCAGCTCTAGTCCCGCAGAGCTAGCTAGCCGGCCTAGCTTAGCGGCGATCGGCAGGCGCGCGTGCGCTGCGTTGCTTCGAGAAGCGGATGCAATGATGGCGGCCAAGGCTTACGCTGATCCGTAGCTCCGCTCCTGCACGCGCAGCGAGTGAAGTGGCAATTCATTTATGGCACATGAAGAACATAGAGGGGTTggaaagagaaggggaggaGTGGGTGTTCGTTGGCTCGTAGAAGCAGAAGCCTGCAGCAGGTGGTCGTGTtcttttgggttttggtttgAAGTTTCTGTCGTCGTTGAAACTTGGAGCTAGCTAGCGTAGCTTTAGCTAGGACTATCATCAATTCTTTGTTGGCCATGCTTTTGTTCATTACATTGATTACTACAGTTTACTATAAATCCATATATATTCCGAGATAGAGATAGCCTCTCTGATCTGATCTCATCATGAGTTGCTAGATTCTATCGGATCTCTTGGATTTGATGATTCGCACCAGCCTCCTGCCcccaggagatgatgagatctTCGCTAGCTCTCCCCTATACTGGCACTTGGCAGAGCCTCTTGTCCTCTTCCGTGCCTCCTGCCCAGTATTTGTTTGGTTGATCTTTTACGGTGCCAGCTTGTATTTTGATGAAATATACTATCTTGTATCTATGATGAAACATTTTTATGGAATTCTGTAATGTTAGAAACTCATTTTTATATCTATTGACTCTTCATGGTTTTGCTTTTTTGTTATTTTACTAGCGTTTTTAGATGTTGCTACaggtaatataatataatacatATATGTGTTACCATTAATTTTTGTGTTCATCCACTTCATCGGACTGTGATTATGAGAATGGATTGTCCGTGTTCCGAATGTGATTCCGATCAATTTGTTCCAATTAATAATATTTCTAAAACATGTATTATTTCCTTAGTCCGTCATATACAGTAGAAATAGAGATTAATCTGATAGGAATTTAATTATCCTTGCTGTCTATACACGTGGACCACGGGTCAAAATCCCAGAGAACTGGTCTTCCATCACAGTGTTGCAAAAGAACTGAGGTGCAGTAATGAATACTCTATGGGTCCTAAAAAAACAAGTTGTTCTAAGGTTCAAATTTATCCCCATTTTACCCTAGTTAGATAGTGTATATGTATCTAAGAATCAATTACTGTCAAATATAGGTAATAAATAGAGGCAAGCATAgtcattttgtttttttgttatttgtcctaaaatttctagaatgacttgtatcttgagatggagggagtacccaAGTAATATTTAACAATAAAGATAATAACAGATAATCAGCTCCAATTTTTTAAAATTGAATTATCTGAACCGCTGCATCAGCCAAAAGATGTGCACGGTTTTATGTGTTTACCTTCATGCCACCACCTAATGTAGAGTTGTAACATTAATACATAGAGCCTTTTGTATATCTTACACGGAAATTAGCATGCAAGATCCTAAGATCCAGTGGCAtggagtaagtttctcctctcATCTCTTGTCTCGTGGTTCTCTAAAAGGACGTCGATAAAAAAAAGTGCATTCTACTCCGGCAAGTAGATAACAAATTAATTATGTAGATACTGTAATAAAGTGTTActtgtattttttaaaaattaattaGACATTGATTTAGGGTGCATCCATTGCCTTGCATTGATGTAACTTGACTTGATATGACTGGATTCCGTCATAAGGGAGCTCGTGTAGAAACCTTTTAGGGACAATGAAGGTATATCTATCTTTCACCCTTGGCCCGGCTTCAATGTGATTGGTTCATAAGATTCATATGGAAATTGTACCAATGTCACGTCAATATACATACTATTCCTCCACCTGTAACAGAAATTAAAGGGAATCTAAGTTGGTTTAAAGTAAACTATTTTAAGTTTGATAAAAAAGAATACATTTTATATTTCACTAGCAGTGCGCTTGCTACGCATCATATAAATTTTATCCGGGCTTACATAAGACCACCAACATTGTGCTCTTTTCACTCTATGTAAAGACCGTGCTATGCCTGTGGAGGCATTGATTATCCAGGTTCCGGTTGAGATTCCAATTAATTTGTTCGTGTTCttatttgaattttgattgATTTGTCTTTTGGTTGTCCGTCTCGGTCCTTCATCAATTGGTAGATTCTGAATGGATTCCGATTGATCCGTCAGTGTTCCAATTAGAATTCCGATCGATGAATtaagaaattatttttttactttAGAAATAGTAAAGATTTGGAATATATAGTTTGTAATAGGATAAATTCAGATTCTCTTATATGTTTTTTTCTAAGGCAGAGGGAGTATCAGACCCAGCCTACACCAGTTCGATCAGGTCAATGAATTACAAAAGTCGGGTGCTAAGTTTTTTTCAGTTGACATTTACAGCTGCATGTTTCACATCTTTCTTTATAGCCTTGCAGACGACTACAAATATACTACCCCAAAAGTTCTCTGCGAGTGGATATTCGAAACAAGAAGCATATGGGAAAACACATGCATAGACTTCAAGATATTAATTGTGAAAAGcatgataatattttttttcttggaacGAGCATGCATGACAAGATTTTGCCTTAGCTTCTGCTTGTCCTGCATGTGCCCCCATTTATTTGGTGGATGCACGTACCACTAGCAATCTGCCCGGTGGTGTACTtgtctatatttcatgtgttggACCTCGCCTTCCTGCCACCGGGGGAGACACTGCCGTGTGGGCCATCCCTCTGGTGTGGTCTCGGCCCCACGCCACATTCTGCCAGCGTTGGCCGCTTTAACGGCCAGGGTGGTGGTACGAGCGCACCGCATTGCCCTCGGGTCACAACCATACAACGGATACCGAGCCGTGTGGGTGCGTGTGTCGGTCGCAGCGCTCCATTTGACCGGCCGGCTGGCTCAGCTCTCTCGCTCACACTGCATGCATGGTTAAATTACAGCCAAGAGGTTGCCAATGATCCTTATTTTCTCGTCATGCTGTACGAGTACATAGAACAAGGATTAGCATGGAGTATAATACGGCGTGTGTCCTGTTTGTTAATTAATTAGCTCGGTGTGGGCCATGTGGCTTCTTCGATGGTCTACCATGGCATGGCACTGCCGCATCAGAGAAGGTGCCACACTGCAAGCTAGCTGCTGCACCCGTGCGGGGACGCCGATGAGTTCAGTACACACCGGCGGCAGGGCTATTTTAGTCTTGTTGCACGTACGACGCTGACACTCTAGATCGAGaggttaatttgtttaattaaACAGTTTAGTTTATGGTGCCGAGGTGGAGCGTTTTCAGGTAGGATTTTGTGCTGCGTGCGGCGTGGCAGCGCCAAAAAGAATTGGTGGCCGGGGGGGCAACAAGTTGAGgaagctaggtagtggagcgaGGTGAGCCAAAACCTGCGATTTGCGGGCGCTTTGGGGGTCACCGAGGCAGGCACGGTGGCGACGGGCCCCGAATTCCGAGGCACCTGTGTTGTGACTCGAAACAGTGGGGCAGACAGTCGCATGCAACCAAGGAGAGAGACCTCATGTGTCGCAGGACATcgcaatgaactcctttgcctTGCTCTCCTTCGTTGGTTGCATAAAACAAATAGGGTTTGGCTGGGGTTTACCATTAGCTTAATCGTTGGTTTCGACCGTCGTTAACAAGGAAGGAACACTGTTGGAGGAGCGTTACAATGAGTCGTAGTAGGAGTGGTAGTGTGGTTCCAGCACTGCCGACCAACCGAAGAAGCCTTTTTGGGATTTTCTACCGGtcatgtgatttttttggtgatgGAGTGGACCTTCTGTCTCCTGAAAAGCGCTACTAGTGCTTGGCCACCCTGCTTGTACGGCAAGTACTAATTGTAAACACTTTTGCTGCTTGATGGGCATCTAGTGCGTAGAAAAAAGAAATGCAGAATTAAAATAGAGGATTCTTAACATAAAGGAAGCAAATTCCTATCTACTCCCAGAAATTTTATTTCGGAGGTTTAATATGTTTCTGGTCAGAAAAGAGATTTCAACTTCCACTTATTCCTATGCCGTTTTGGATTTCCATTTTACTTTTTTAAAATTCTACCTCTGAATAATAATAAAGAATTACGCAGATTTTTAATAAAATAGAAGAGATTAAATGGACGATCTATAGCGGCCAGACTGTAGTGTTACTTCAAAATGTTCAATTTACTCGCTGGCTATGGTtggtggctggtgttgatttatTGTGGAAAAAAATATTACTGGTTGATTGGTAGCCGGTGGCTAATGTTGATTTGGTGTGAAAAAAATACTATTAGGCGATTGCTGCGAATAGAGTGGCTGTGAAGCAATTCTAGAGAGACTGCATCCCATCACATTCAAGTATCTTCACAACCCCTAGTATAGTAGAACTAGTACACGGCTCCACGTAGCTGTCGTGACAAACCTATCATTCAAGTAAGCGTCGTATCACCACATTTGCACACAAGCACTACGATTTTTGGCTCCCGAGGTCTAGCTGTGCAGCAGCTTGGCATGGCGAAGCGAAGCCTAGCTACAGTAGTACCTCTAGCTGTCATAGCTAGTCGTTATGCACTCCGTACGCTGGACCAGTGGCCGGAAGCTGGTGTTGGAGCGGTGTGAgaagaaaatactgttgggctggaggcTTCCAGAACTGCCGAAATGAGTAATTCTGTTCCCAAGGACCACAGAGGGTGAGAAAAGCATGAGGTAGCAGACGCAACGGACGAAAGGCTTGGCCAAAGTGGGACTGGGACAAGGTAAACACGACAGTCAAACGTAAAGTCAACGCCATCGTCTCCTACCCCACATGCAGCAACTCGGCGCGCCATCCATCCATCATGTTCCTCGCCTCGTGGTCGTGGCTGCCTTCTCTCCTCTCGCGTCTCGATCGCCCAGCCGAGCTGAGAGAAACAGGCAGGCGCATCCGTGCATGCGATCACGCACCACGTGGAGGAGCCACGTGAAGCGAGGCCCACGCACCCAGGAGGGTCTCACGGCACCGTCGTCTACCTCCCGACGGACGATGTGTGTTCCAATGACGCAAAGGCCGTGCCTGTACAgaaagagagtgagagagacgacgacgacgacgacgcaggAAGGGGAAAGAGGGTGCAGGCTATTACCCGGTAACAAGGGTGCTCCGGCCATGCAAAAGGGTGATGCGTGTGCTGGCtactaataaaaaaaatactctcATGAAGAGGTCAAtaaaagaggagagagagaggggaggagcgAGAGATGCTTGGCAGCGCGGATTACGAAGCAGTGGTGGGAGAGGGAAGATGGGTTGGCTGCTGGCGGGATGGGGGagaagaggggagggggaggtggcagcggcggtaCCCGCCCCGTAGGACAGCGGCCTCCAATGACATGGCGGTCCGCGCCGTTGACTGGATCCGTACGTCCACGACCTGCAGGAGGGCCTCGGTGGCTAGAGCCGGTGCCGGGGAGGGGTCTTCAGACTTCACTGGGCGCGCACCTGTCAGGGGCTGAGCTGTGGCACCGTGCACCCACTATCCATGCTTGGTTTTCACcctcaaatttttttcaaaaaaaaataaatatatgcgtgtagtactaaacgaagtttatttgtgaaATATTTTTACGGataggtgtaatttttcgagacaaatctaataagcCATGTTCCATCATGATTTGGCTACagagatgctacagtaaccacctcTAATCATCTTCTAATTATCTAGTCAAAGGCCTTATTAGCTACAGCACCATAATTGTGGAGattgttttataattagactttatttaatacctctaattagtagtcaaagaggcaaaaaaaatttcataaattttttttcaccccctaaccaaacaaggccttcgCTCAGGGCACCAGGCCGGTGGGGTCCCGAGTTCATTGACTgtattaggccagtctcaatgggatTTCATGGAGAGTTTTATGCCGttaaatattatcaattttgctgacatggcaagaagagagaaggatggagtttcatgggatgtgaggagagtttcatcaccataaaactcatttAGCACGGTTATCTAATTCCCAGTCTATGTATCTGTGTTCATGAAACTTCCACTAAGACTAACCTTAGTGTGCAGGTGCGCGCCACATTTACTGGCTGCAAGTGCACGCAAAGCCGGTTAAGTTTAGTTTTCACCTGCATAATTACCAGAAAAACTAGGTGATACCCGCGGTGGAAATTTTTAAACAG contains:
- the LOC120708988 gene encoding protein terminal ear1-like, with protein sequence MESGGGGGIGGFPGASGNLLDAAAQAFYPAVGAPYPLQPLPPQIYYPHPYPAMPVPAAAAAMAVPMPVPPMAVPLAPPQPGYTLPASTPVVDGPSSRVVVLGLVPPHAQEADVAQAMAPFGAIRSVDASAVASEGVATVHFYDIRAAELAVACVREQHMRQQSRLGQLYAAAATVSPAWPPPPTPPQAWDWPHEDCRGLVLGHAVWAHFATGGDGGDGDNRGSLVVLSPLPGVSVADLRQVFQAFGDLKDVRESAHRPSHKFVDFFDTRDAARALAELNGQELFGRRLAIEFTRPSGPGPRRRVYVPHHRPSAPTPPRHQAAWRTPQPSASFSFSSSSSGSVRAREGVVLLRRSSSKTSAGDQSKGGTSHERKSKGGDKVVPSSASSSTATATGKQTQKGAGSGGGNWKGRKSGWEARFLFKEPEAAGDADTPAAPAQEMDTRTTVMIRNIPNKYSQKLLLNMLDNHCIHSNERIAASGEEGEGQPFSSYDFVYLPIDFNNKCNVGYGFVNMTSPEAAVRLYKAFHKQPWEVYNSRKICQVTYARVQGLEALKEHFKNSKFPCDSDEYLPVAFSPPRDGKLLTEPVPIVGRSPAASGSSSSPPKSRAASVDPLAQELMPAPSSSGDGDGDGASSTTTSTHAPSDDEPADDDSEADKLAGELRRLGYTD